CGAAGTGCGCGCGCGTCAGCTGCCCGGTGAGCCGCTGCTCCACCACGCGGCCGTTGCGGACCTCGACCTGGTAACGCAGGGGCAGCCCCGCGGCGTCGGTCTGCAGCGCGGGAGCGATGCGGCGGTCGCCGTAGGCGGCCAGCGCGCGCGCCATGTACTCGCTGCCACCGCCGGCCGGCTGGCGGAGGATGCGGAACTCCTCGCGCCCCACCGTCGCGCCGCCGCGCACGATCGTGAAGCTTCCCTCGTCGACCGTGGTCACCTGCGCCCGCGCGCCGTGCGGCGCGGCCAGCGCCAGCACGCCGGCGACCAGCGCGAGCGCGGAGAGGCGCGCGCGCCGTGGACCGCGGCGGAGGGCGGGCGGGGCGGAGGGCTCGAGGAGGGGCATGCCGGAAGGATAATACCCTCCGGCTCGCCAGGCGGCCCCGGCCCGTCTACGGCCTGGCCTCGTCCGGGGCGCCATCGGGCGGCCCGGCCGTCAGCGTGACGGTCGGCGTGACCGCGCCCTCGCTCGTCGCCGCGCCCAGGTACTCCGCCACCCGCTCGTGCGGGACGTCCAGCACCCGCGTCGCGACGCGGCCCAGGATCCGGTGGTACAGCGCGCGTCCGGTGGCCTCCGTCGCCAGCGTCGGCCGGCCGAGGACCGTCAGCGCGGAGCCGCCGTGATCCTTGAGGCGCCCCTGGCGGAAGCGGCGCAGCGCCGCGCGCTCGACCATGTAGTCCTCCGCGCGATCGACGCGGACCAGCTCGGGCGCGAGGTGCAGCAGGAGCGAGGTGTCCACCTCGTCCGCGTGCATCGGCTCGTCCTGCCCGTGCAGGAGGTCGTGGACGTCGACCGCGAACACGTCGACCACGCGCACGCGGGCGCCGCCCGTGACGACCGTCGCCAGCGCCTCCTGGTGGGGATCGTGCGCGTGGGCGGTCAGCAGCACGAACTCGCGCACCCCGCACCCCTCCCACGACGACAGCAGGTCGTTCAGCAGCCGGTGCAGCGTCTTCTTGCGGACGCCGGCGCTGCCCGCCGCGGGGTCGCCATGAGGGGCGTT
This region of Roseisolibacter agri genomic DNA includes:
- a CDS encoding creatininase family protein, which gives rise to MTDQLPAARPRRLKDMWPEDVRALLRADPRLLVPVGACEPHGRHLPLGCDSIIAERLADDLSRLSGVLRAPTVEYGVNAPHGDPAAGSAGVRKKTLHRLLNDLLSSWEGCGVREFVLLTAHAHDPHQEALATVVTGGARVRVVDVFAVDVHDLLHGQDEPMHADEVDTSLLLHLAPELVRVDRAEDYMVERAALRRFRQGRLKDHGGSALTVLGRPTLATEATGRALYHRILGRVATRVLDVPHERVAEYLGAATSEGAVTPTVTLTAGPPDGAPDEARP